From Schizosaccharomyces pombe strain 972h- genome assembly, chromosome: II, the proteins below share one genomic window:
- the fba1 gene encoding fructose-bisphosphate aldolase Fba1 — protein MGILDIVPTGVITGDNVLKLFTYAREHGFAIPAINVTSSSTAIAALEAAREARSPIILQTSNGGAHFFAGKESSNEGQKASIAGSIAAAHYIRSIAPFFGVPVVMHSDHCAKKLLPWMDGMFEADEAYFKIHGEPLFSSHMLDLSEEPKKENIAQVKEYCKRAVPMKIWIEMEIGITGGEEDGVDNSHVSHTELYTQPEDIWDVYRELSSVTPYFSIAAAFGNVHGVYKPGNVKLQPALLGQHQAYVKEQLKTTNDKPVFFVFHGGSGSSVNEFRTGIKCGVVKVNIDTDTQFAYVEGVRDYVLKYKDYLMTPVGNPEGADKPNKKKFDPRVWIHEGEKTMTKRVLTALEDFYTVNTL, from the coding sequence GGAATTCTCGATATTGTACCTACTGGTGTTATTACAGGTGACAACGTTTTAAAGTTGTTCACCTACGCTCGTGAGCACGGATTCGCCATCCCTGCCATTAACGTCACCTCCTCCTCCACTGCTATTGCTGCTCTTGAGGCTGCTCGTGAGGCTCGTTCCCCCATCATCTTGCAAACCTCCAACGGTGGTGCTCACTTCTTTGCTGGTAAGGAATCCTCCAACGAGGGCCAAAAGGCCTCCATTGCCGGTTCCATCGCCGCTGCCCACTACATCCGTTCCATCGCTCCTTTCTTCGGTGTCCCCGTCGTCATGCACTCTGACCACTGCGCCAAGAAGCTTCTCCCCTGGATGGACGGTATGTTCGAAGCCGATGAGGCCTACTTCAAGATTCACGGTGAGCCTCTTTTCTCTTCTCACATGCTTGACTTGTCCGAGGAGCCCAAGAAGGAGAACATTGCTCAAGTTAAGGAGTACTGCAAGCGTGCCGTTCCCATGAAGATCTGGATCGAGATGGAGATCGGTATCACTGGTGGTGAGGAAGACGGTGTCGACAACTCTCACGTCTCCCACACCGAGCTCTACACTCAACCCGAGGACATCTGGGATGTCTACCGTGAGCTCTCCTCCGTTACCCCTTACTTCTCCATTGCCGCCGCTTTCGGTAACGTCCACGGTGTCTACAAGCCCGGTAACGTCAAGCTCCAACCCGCTCTTTTGGGTCAACACCAAGCCTATGTTAAGGAGCAACTCAAGACCACCAACGACAAGCCCGTTTTCTTCGTCTTCCACGGTGGTTCCGGTTCCTCTGTCAACGAGTTCCGTACTGGTATCAAGTGCGGTGTCGTCAAGGTCAACATTGACACTGATACCCAATTCGCCTACGTCGAGGGTGTCCGTGACTATGTCTTGAAGTACAAGGACTACCTTATGACCCCCGTCGGTAACCCCGAGGGAGCTGACAAGCCCAACAAGAAGAAGTTCGACCCTCGTGTCTGGATCCATGAGGGTGAGAAGACCATGACCAAGCGTGTTCTTACCGCTCTTGAGGACTTCTACACTGTCAACACTCTCTAA